One window from the genome of Breoghania sp. L-A4 encodes:
- a CDS encoding nucleoside deaminase → MSAALAEAQAAAARGEVPVGAVVVRDGVVIAAAGNRTLELKDPTAHAEVLAIREAARTIDSERLIDCDLYVTLEPCPMCAGAISFARIRRLYFGAGDVKGGAVEHGTRYFESAICHHAPEVYSGIGESRAAEILTAFFKGRR, encoded by the coding sequence ATGAGTGCGGCCCTTGCCGAGGCGCAGGCGGCGGCCGCGCGCGGCGAGGTGCCGGTCGGCGCCGTGGTGGTGCGCGACGGCGTGGTGATCGCAGCGGCGGGCAACCGCACGCTGGAGCTCAAGGATCCGACCGCGCACGCGGAAGTGCTGGCGATCCGCGAGGCCGCGCGGACGATTGACTCAGAGCGGCTGATCGATTGCGATCTCTATGTGACGCTCGAGCCGTGCCCGATGTGCGCGGGCGCGATATCCTTCGCCCGCATTCGCAGGCTGTATTTCGGCGCGGGCGATGTGAAGGGCGGGGCGGTGGAGCACGGCACGCGCTATTTCGAAAGCGCCATCTGCCACCACGCGCCGGAGGTCTATTCGGGCATCGGTGAAAGCCGGGCAGCGGAGATTCTCACGGCGTTCTTCAAGGGGCGGCGTTGA
- a CDS encoding patatin-like phospholipase family protein, with amino-acid sequence MASPRIGIALGGGGARGLAHIPVLEALDEMGVKPVAIAGTSIGAIIGAGYAGGLTGADLRTIAVDTFRKRTEALGKVWKLRPRKFSDLFAGGGLAQFDAARVLEIFAGPSIPRDFDALQIPLTVVATDFYECTEVIIRSGDLHRAVAASIAIPVVFKPLTFEGRVLIDGGVVNPLPFDTLPAGLDAVIAVDVVGSPNRRHGRALPTASDSIFGATQILMQTITAEKLKTRHPDILIKPAINAFRVLNFLKAEEILAASEPVKDELKRKLEKTLKSLEAA; translated from the coding sequence ATGGCTTCTCCGCGCATCGGCATTGCATTGGGCGGCGGCGGCGCGCGCGGCCTTGCGCACATCCCCGTGCTCGAAGCGCTGGACGAGATGGGCGTCAAGCCGGTCGCCATCGCCGGCACCTCGATCGGCGCGATCATCGGCGCGGGCTACGCGGGCGGTCTCACGGGCGCGGATCTTCGCACGATCGCCGTGGACACCTTCCGCAAGCGCACCGAAGCGCTGGGCAAGGTATGGAAGCTTCGACCGCGCAAATTCTCCGACCTGTTCGCCGGCGGCGGGCTGGCGCAATTCGATGCCGCCCGGGTTCTCGAGATTTTCGCCGGCCCCTCGATCCCGCGCGATTTCGACGCGTTGCAGATCCCGCTGACCGTCGTGGCGACCGATTTCTACGAGTGCACCGAGGTGATCATCCGCTCGGGCGACTTGCACCGCGCGGTGGCCGCCTCCATCGCCATTCCCGTGGTGTTCAAGCCCCTGACGTTCGAGGGCCGCGTGCTCATCGACGGCGGCGTGGTCAATCCGCTGCCCTTCGACACACTGCCGGCGGGTCTCGATGCGGTGATCGCGGTCGACGTGGTCGGCTCGCCCAACCGGCGGCACGGCCGCGCCCTGCCGACCGCCAGCGACTCGATCTTCGGCGCGACGCAGATCCTGATGCAGACGATCACCGCGGAAAAGCTCAAGACCCGCCATCCGGACATCCTGATCAAGCCGGCGATCAACGCCTTCCGCGTGCTGAACTTCCTCAAGGCGGAGGAAATTCTGGCGGCTTCGGAGCCGGTGAAGGACGAGTTGAAGCGCAAGCTGGAAAAAACGCTCAAGAGCCTGGAAGCGGCGTGA